In the genome of Rhodoferax fermentans, one region contains:
- a CDS encoding alpha/beta hydrolase: MLAACAAHAEGSLFKVPTRDGVVTTLFWEAAPDAKATVFLFPGGGGGFGKFEDGKATGGNFLVRSAPYFLANGFNVAIFGRPNDMEELGWTERTESKHMTDVAKVLESVKQKSGLPVWIVGTSRGTVSATAMAINVPDPTIAGLVLTSSVVRYATPGAVPRQDLKAIKIPVLVYHHAKDACKHCQASEVPYILKGLINAPIKKLMVVDGGANPTGDVCAGQHWHGFIGMEKEAVHAISDWIDTPTN, encoded by the coding sequence GTGCTTGCCGCCTGTGCCGCGCATGCAGAGGGATCATTGTTCAAGGTTCCGACCCGCGATGGTGTCGTGACCACGTTGTTCTGGGAGGCTGCACCCGACGCCAAAGCCACCGTGTTTTTGTTCCCAGGCGGCGGCGGGGGCTTTGGCAAGTTCGAAGACGGCAAGGCCACTGGCGGCAACTTCCTGGTGCGCTCCGCACCGTACTTCTTGGCCAACGGTTTCAATGTCGCGATCTTCGGTCGCCCCAACGACATGGAAGAGCTGGGTTGGACGGAGCGAACCGAATCCAAACATATGACAGACGTTGCCAAGGTGCTGGAGTCCGTGAAGCAGAAGAGCGGCCTGCCGGTGTGGATCGTGGGCACCAGTCGCGGCACGGTGTCTGCAACCGCAATGGCGATCAATGTGCCCGATCCGACCATCGCCGGGCTGGTGCTTACCTCCAGCGTCGTCCGCTATGCCACGCCGGGGGCTGTACCACGCCAAGACCTCAAAGCCATCAAGATTCCAGTGTTGGTCTATCACCATGCCAAGGATGCTTGCAAGCACTGTCAGGCCAGCGAAGTGCCGTACATCCTCAAGGGGCTAATCAACGCCCCGATCAAAAAGCTGATGGTGGTGGACGGCGGGGCCAACCCCACAGGCGATGTGTGTGCGGGCCAGCACTGGCACGGCTTTATTGGCATGGAGAAAGAAGCCGTTCATGCGATCTCCGACTGGATCGACACCCCTACTAACTGA
- the mads1 gene encoding methylation-associated defense system helix-turn-helix domain-containing protein MAD1 — protein MDKPAMTDRWLSVEEIAEYLGVSKDTVYAWIAKKGMPAHRVGRPWKFQREEVDAWVRSGGANDNKTGDEV, from the coding sequence ATGGACAAGCCCGCCATGACAGACCGTTGGTTGTCGGTTGAAGAGATCGCCGAATATCTCGGCGTGAGCAAAGACACCGTCTACGCGTGGATTGCGAAGAAGGGTATGCCAGCCCATCGCGTCGGTCGTCCTTGGAAGTTTCAACGGGAAGAGGTTGATGCTTGGGTGAGGTCTGGTGGTGCCAACGACAACAAGACGGGAGACGAGGTTTGA
- a CDS encoding helix-turn-helix domain-containing protein: protein MTRVLVNKPQPLEARFAQERDRVQAVFGSRLRDFRVAKQLTLEMLAERADLHANYVGAVERGERNLSLYNIWRLAHGLGLDAADLMQELPARKGKH from the coding sequence ATGACCCGGGTACTTGTTAACAAACCGCAGCCGCTCGAAGCACGCTTCGCGCAAGAGCGCGACCGGGTGCAAGCAGTGTTTGGTTCCCGGCTGCGGGACTTCCGCGTGGCCAAGCAGTTGACGCTGGAAATGCTGGCCGAACGGGCCGACCTGCACGCCAACTACGTGGGTGCCGTGGAAAGAGGTGAGCGCAACCTGAGCCTGTACAACATCTGGCGGCTGGCTCATGGCCTGGGGCTGGATGCAGCAGACCTGATGCAGGAACTGCCTGCACGTAAGGGCAAGCACTGA